In Trichocoleus sp., a single window of DNA contains:
- a CDS encoding VOC family protein, with protein sequence MTISTQTSSTLGSNPLSSMQIDHVCLNVPNYEETLQWYQEKLDATIEHEWTVGVFPDLKLAYLSVYGFRIEIIGSTQSQLGMPIATNLGEGLRTTGIGHFCFRVQDVDAVLAELNRRGVKTFLELASFPDPGIRLCMVQDNNGNLIEFVTPL encoded by the coding sequence ATGACAATTTCAACTCAAACATCTTCAACTCTAGGCTCAAATCCTCTGAGTTCGATGCAAATCGATCATGTTTGCTTGAATGTACCAAACTATGAGGAAACGCTTCAGTGGTATCAAGAAAAGCTAGATGCGACAATCGAACATGAATGGACAGTAGGCGTTTTCCCAGATCTGAAATTGGCTTATCTCAGTGTATATGGCTTTCGCATCGAAATTATTGGCTCTACTCAGTCACAATTAGGAATGCCGATCGCGACTAATCTTGGTGAGGGATTAAGGACAACAGGCATCGGACATTTTTGTTTTCGAGTTCAAGATGTCGATGCAGTTCTTGCTGAATTAAATCGACGTGGTGTGAAAACATTTCTCGAACTCGCAAGCTTTCCTGATCCGGGTATTCGGCTCTGTATGGTTCAAGACAATAACGGCAATCTGATCGAGTTTGTCACTCCATTATGA
- a CDS encoding alpha/beta hydrolase, translating into MRPSSDRHRYESRRWRRCRRDDQDDCVPSWLTDFRNDLPRIDVPTLIIHGDVDRILPLESTAARLPKLIKTSQLVIIPGGPHAINWTHADQVNPVLLDFLQG; encoded by the coding sequence TTGCGACCAAGTAGCGATCGACACCGATATGAATCTCGCAGATGGAGACGTTGCCGTAGGGATGACCAAGATGACTGTGTACCTTCCTGGCTGACTGATTTCCGCAATGATCTGCCCCGCATTGATGTACCAACCCTGATCATTCATGGCGATGTCGATCGAATTTTGCCGCTTGAGTCCACCGCAGCAAGACTGCCGAAGCTGATTAAAACCAGTCAACTGGTTATCATTCCTGGCGGACCGCACGCCATTAACTGGACTCACGCTGATCAGGTCAACCCCGTGTTATTGGACTTTCTTCAGGGGTGA
- a CDS encoding MBL fold metallo-hydrolase — MFSRLMIAVATTVLMIVTSCSFPTIAPSKSAIAQVPGVYPFKLGDFKITALSDGTLPQDLHTLLSNTNPTETDRLLQKNFLTNPVETSINAFLLDTGDQQVLVDTGAGTFFGPKLGGKLQTSLKAAGYTPNEIDAILLTHIHTDHSGGLVEQGKRVFPAATLYVGKPDVDFWFDRANAKRFNVAEKYFDEAAKTVKPYLDAGKVKSFSGKTALLPGITAHPTPGHTPGHSCYVAASKGESIEFWGDIVHFASVQFPKPEITVAYDVDANAAAAQRKKQFARAEASRILIAGAHLPFPGVGHLRAADQGYAWVPVDYRWREP, encoded by the coding sequence ATGTTTTCTAGACTGATGATAGCGGTTGCAACCACAGTGCTAATGATTGTGACCTCTTGTAGCTTTCCAACGATAGCACCAAGCAAAAGTGCGATTGCTCAAGTGCCAGGTGTCTATCCATTCAAGTTAGGTGATTTCAAAATTACAGCCCTGAGCGACGGCACACTCCCCCAAGATTTACATACGCTGCTGTCAAATACGAACCCAACAGAAACCGATCGCCTGCTTCAGAAAAACTTTCTGACTAATCCTGTCGAGACATCGATTAATGCTTTCCTGCTCGACACTGGAGATCAACAAGTACTCGTGGATACGGGAGCCGGAACCTTTTTTGGTCCAAAACTGGGCGGCAAGCTTCAAACATCGTTAAAGGCAGCAGGCTACACGCCTAACGAGATTGATGCAATTCTTCTGACTCATATTCATACCGATCATAGTGGGGGGCTAGTCGAACAGGGGAAACGGGTGTTTCCTGCCGCCACGCTCTATGTCGGCAAGCCAGATGTCGATTTCTGGTTTGATCGAGCGAATGCCAAACGATTCAACGTTGCTGAAAAGTACTTTGACGAAGCCGCGAAAACTGTCAAACCTTATTTAGATGCAGGCAAGGTGAAATCGTTTTCTGGCAAGACAGCCCTGCTACCGGGAATCACCGCACATCCCACACCCGGACACACTCCTGGTCATAGCTGCTATGTGGCGGCAAGCAAGGGTGAGAGCATCGAGTTTTGGGGCGATATTGTTCACTTTGCTTCGGTGCAATTTCCCAAGCCAGAAATTACAGTTGCTTATGATGTCGATGCCAATGCTGCTGCCGCACAACGCAAAAAACAGTTTGCGAGAGCGGAAGCATCCCGAATTTTGATAGCAGGCGCACATTTGCCCTTTCCCGGCGTTGGACACCTCCGGGCAGCAGATCAAGGTTATGCCTGGGTGCCAGTGGATTACCGCTGGCGTGAACCCTAA
- a CDS encoding zinc-dependent alcohol dehydrogenase family protein produces the protein MSFAQAATGYCEVRELPPLSGIEIPSLFILNQGELAQMESMKAAILTAFGDAEKFEIQTIPIPTMKANQVLVRVCATSINPVDYQTRRGDYKELVRLPAILGVDVSGVIEAVGEAVTDFKVGDNVYYSPQIFGEFGSYAQYHVADAAIVALKPANLSHVEAASLPLAGGTAWDCLVTRGNLQVGETVLIHAGAGGVGSIAIQLAKAIGAHVFTTCSSRNRDFVTELGADRVIDYKSEDYVEVIRQETNGLGVDLVLDTIGGETIQRSLEIIRPFGRLTSIVDIAVPQSLLEAWGKNLTIHFVFSPQYRAKLEALTKLIERHQLRPVIDSVWSWDQVVLAHQRLEQGGTRGKIVLKFTESAARL, from the coding sequence GTGAGTTTTGCACAAGCGGCAACGGGCTATTGCGAAGTTAGGGAGTTACCTCCGCTGAGTGGTATTGAAATTCCGTCACTGTTTATTCTGAATCAAGGAGAGTTAGCACAGATGGAATCTATGAAAGCAGCCATATTAACTGCGTTTGGTGATGCTGAGAAGTTTGAGATTCAAACTATTCCTATACCAACAATGAAGGCGAATCAGGTGTTAGTCAGAGTTTGTGCAACCTCGATTAACCCGGTCGATTATCAAACTCGTCGTGGTGATTACAAGGAACTGGTTCGATTACCCGCCATCCTTGGAGTTGATGTTTCAGGGGTGATTGAGGCAGTTGGCGAAGCTGTGACTGATTTCAAGGTGGGAGACAACGTGTATTACTCGCCGCAAATTTTTGGAGAATTCGGTAGCTACGCTCAGTATCATGTGGCTGATGCAGCGATTGTTGCATTGAAGCCTGCAAATCTATCGCACGTTGAGGCAGCTTCTTTGCCGCTTGCAGGCGGAACGGCTTGGGATTGTCTAGTGACTAGGGGCAATCTACAAGTTGGTGAAACAGTTCTCATTCATGCGGGTGCAGGTGGAGTGGGTTCGATCGCAATTCAACTCGCCAAAGCGATCGGGGCACACGTTTTTACAACATGTAGTTCTAGAAACCGAGATTTCGTGACAGAACTAGGCGCAGATCGGGTGATTGATTACAAAAGTGAAGATTACGTAGAAGTCATTCGTCAAGAAACAAATGGACTGGGTGTAGATTTAGTTCTAGATACGATCGGCGGAGAAACCATTCAGCGTAGTCTAGAAATCATTCGTCCCTTTGGTAGGCTTACAAGCATTGTAGACATTGCAGTACCGCAATCGCTTCTTGAAGCATGGGGCAAGAATCTGACGATTCATTTTGTTTTTTCACCCCAGTACCGAGCAAAATTAGAGGCTTTGACAAAACTAATCGAGCGTCATCAGCTTCGCCCAGTGATTGATTCAGTATGGTCCTGGGATCAGGTTGTTCTGGCACATCAGCGTCTAGAGCAGGGAGGAACACGGGGAAAAATTGTGCTGAAGTTCACAGAAAGTGCAGCACGGCTGTAA
- a CDS encoding response regulator transcription factor: MQPQILVIENDLETAQIIELELTYENYQVRLVQDGVAGLVEARQHNPNLLILGWELPGVSCLDICQRLRSTQNSLPILVLTAGDQVGDRIASLEAGADSCLTKPINLGELVATVRALLRRVQPQKPHILEFNNLVLDRKARQVYYNSQQIELTAKEFNLLEYLMAHSKKVLTREQILTNVWGYDFMGDSNIVEVYIRYLRLKLESRQMNRLIHTVRGVGYILRS, encoded by the coding sequence ATGCAACCCCAAATTTTAGTCATTGAAAATGACTTAGAAACGGCTCAAATTATAGAGTTGGAGTTGACATATGAGAACTATCAGGTCAGATTGGTGCAGGATGGAGTAGCCGGTTTAGTTGAAGCTCGACAACACAATCCAAATCTACTGATTTTAGGTTGGGAACTACCAGGAGTGTCTTGCTTAGATATCTGTCAACGTTTACGCTCTACACAGAATAGTCTGCCCATCTTAGTTTTGACTGCGGGAGATCAAGTAGGGGATCGCATTGCTAGTTTAGAGGCGGGTGCAGATAGCTGTTTAACCAAACCCATTAACCTTGGTGAATTGGTTGCTACTGTTCGCGCATTGTTACGACGTGTGCAACCGCAAAAGCCTCACATTCTGGAGTTCAATAATCTTGTGTTAGACCGCAAGGCACGACAAGTTTATTACAACTCTCAGCAGATTGAGTTGACAGCAAAGGAATTCAATTTGTTAGAGTATTTGATGGCTCATTCTAAGAAAGTATTGACCCGTGAGCAAATTTTGACAAATGTTTGGGGATATGACTTTATGGGAGACTCCAACATTGTTGAGGTTTACATTCGCTACTTGCGCCTTAAATTAGAGTCTCGCCAAATGAACCGATTGATCCACACTGTACGTGGTGTGGGGTATATATTGCGAAGTTAA
- a CDS encoding IS4 family transposase: MNQITLIQKALQPHLRWHRARVAFLALFLVALFRVKTVNLTQLATAFMGQAKLESNYKRLQRFLGEFELDYHRIAYFVVDLMDIPQPWVLSVDRTTWEFGDCVHNILMLGVVHQGVAFPLLWWMLDKKGNSNTDERIDLLEEFFQVFPEVEVEYLTADREFLGQDWFGYLLEQGCVEFRIRIRESDKLEKGRQSLKAKVVFSPLKVGQQQVLRHRRQVWGHWVYVSALRLEDGKLLIVVTNHRPHCAIADYGKRWAIETLFGCLKTRGFCLESTHLKDPERLSRMIALLTIALCWAFRTGEWLAEQKTIPIKKHGRRAKSIFRYGFDHLRQILLNLEVFADEFFHVLQFLSCT, translated from the coding sequence ATGAACCAGATTACTCTAATCCAAAAAGCATTGCAGCCCCACTTGCGGTGGCACAGAGCACGAGTCGCTTTTCTCGCACTGTTCTTGGTCGCCTTGTTTCGGGTCAAAACAGTAAACTTGACCCAACTGGCAACTGCATTCATGGGTCAAGCCAAACTCGAATCAAACTACAAACGCCTGCAACGGTTTTTGGGTGAGTTTGAGTTGGATTATCATCGCATCGCCTACTTCGTGGTTGACCTGATGGACATCCCTCAACCCTGGGTATTGTCTGTAGACCGGACAACTTGGGAGTTTGGTGATTGTGTTCACAATATCCTGATGCTGGGGGTCGTTCACCAGGGCGTTGCCTTTCCCCTGCTGTGGTGGATGCTGGATAAAAAAGGCAACTCCAATACTGATGAGCGGATTGATTTATTGGAAGAGTTTTTTCAGGTGTTTCCCGAGGTTGAAGTGGAATACCTGACGGCAGACCGGGAGTTTCTGGGACAGGATTGGTTTGGGTATTTGTTAGAGCAGGGCTGCGTTGAATTCCGCATTCGGATTCGGGAAAGCGACAAACTAGAGAAGGGTCGTCAATCGCTGAAAGCTAAAGTCGTCTTCAGTCCTCTCAAGGTTGGACAACAACAAGTGTTACGTCATCGTCGTCAGGTTTGGGGACATTGGGTTTACGTCAGTGCTTTACGGCTTGAGGATGGGAAATTGTTGATTGTCGTCACCAACCATCGTCCCCATTGTGCCATTGCGGATTACGGTAAAAGGTGGGCGATTGAAACCCTGTTCGGTTGTCTGAAAACCCGAGGATTTTGTTTAGAGTCTACTCATCTGAAGGACCCGGAGCGTCTCAGTCGGATGATCGCGCTCCTGACCATTGCTTTATGTTGGGCATTCCGCACGGGGGAATGGCTAGCCGAACAAAAGACAATTCCAATCAAAAAACATGGACGTAGAGCCAAGAGTATCTTTCGCTATGGTTTCGACCACCTGCGTCAAATACTACTGAATCTGGAGGTGTTCGCCGATGAGTTTTTCCACGTTCTGCAATTTTTGTCCTGTACTTAG